In Suricata suricatta isolate VVHF042 chromosome 14, meerkat_22Aug2017_6uvM2_HiC, whole genome shotgun sequence, one DNA window encodes the following:
- the HSCB gene encoding iron-sulfur cluster co-chaperone protein HscB isoform X2, with protein sequence MWSGRTGALFRAWGLWPAGVLGRRPLGCNAASVAGNNSPQCWNCGGPGGPMRGEEFFCPQCRALQPPDPTRDYFSLMDCNRAFRLDTAKLQDRYQQLQRLVHPDFFSQRSQLKLHGVEIPEGTDYEMDQQFLMEIMEINEKLAETQSEAAMKEMESIVRAKQKELTDRVSRAFEQDDFEKAKEILTKMRYFSNVEEKIKLKKIPL encoded by the exons ATGTGGAGCGGGAGGACCGGCGCCTTGTTCCGGGCGTGGGGGCTGTGGCCCGCAGGGGTCCTCGGGCGGAGACCGCTAGGCTGCAATGCTGCGTCTGTGGCAGGAAACAATTCTCCCCAGTGTTGGAACTGCGGCGGCCCAGGGGGCCCCATGCGGGGAGAAGAGTTCTTCTGCCCACAGTGCCGCGCGCTGCAGCCACCTGACCCCACTCGAGATTACTTCAGCCTTATGGACTG CAACCGTGCCTTCAGATTGGACACAGCAAAGCTCCAGGATAGGTACCAGCAACTACAGCGTCTGGTCCACCCAGATTTCTTCAGCCAGAGGTCTCAG CTAAAGCTCCATGGAGTAGAGATTCCTGAAGGTACAGATTATGAAATGGACCAGCAGTTCCTTATGGAAATAATGGAAATCAATGAAAAACTTGCAGAAACTCAAAGTGAAGCTGCTATGAAAGAGATGGAATCTATTGTCAGAG CTAAACAGAAGGAATTGACTGACCGTGTGAGCAGAGCTTTTGAACAAG ATGATTTTGAAAAAGCCAAGGAAATTTTAACAAAGATGAGATACTTTTcaaatgtagaagaaaagatCAAGTTAAAGAAGATTCCTCTCTAA
- the HSCB gene encoding iron-sulfur cluster co-chaperone protein HscB isoform X1 — protein sequence MWSGRTGALFRAWGLWPAGVLGRRPLGCNAASVAGNNSPQCWNCGGPGGPMRGEEFFCPQCRALQPPDPTRDYFSLMDCNRAFRLDTAKLQDRYQQLQRLVHPDFFSQRSQTEKDFSEKHSTLVNDAYKTLLAPLSRGLYLLKLHGVEIPEGTDYEMDQQFLMEIMEINEKLAETQSEAAMKEMESIVRAKQKELTDRVSRAFEQDDFEKAKEILTKMRYFSNVEEKIKLKKIPL from the exons ATGTGGAGCGGGAGGACCGGCGCCTTGTTCCGGGCGTGGGGGCTGTGGCCCGCAGGGGTCCTCGGGCGGAGACCGCTAGGCTGCAATGCTGCGTCTGTGGCAGGAAACAATTCTCCCCAGTGTTGGAACTGCGGCGGCCCAGGGGGCCCCATGCGGGGAGAAGAGTTCTTCTGCCCACAGTGCCGCGCGCTGCAGCCACCTGACCCCACTCGAGATTACTTCAGCCTTATGGACTG CAACCGTGCCTTCAGATTGGACACAGCAAAGCTCCAGGATAGGTACCAGCAACTACAGCGTCTGGTCCACCCAGATTTCTTCAGCCAGAGGTCTCAG ACTGAGAAAGACTTCTCAGAGAAGCATTCGACCCTGGTGAATGATGCCTATAAGACCCTTCTGGCCCCGCTGAGCAGGGGACTATACCTT CTAAAGCTCCATGGAGTAGAGATTCCTGAAGGTACAGATTATGAAATGGACCAGCAGTTCCTTATGGAAATAATGGAAATCAATGAAAAACTTGCAGAAACTCAAAGTGAAGCTGCTATGAAAGAGATGGAATCTATTGTCAGAG CTAAACAGAAGGAATTGACTGACCGTGTGAGCAGAGCTTTTGAACAAG ATGATTTTGAAAAAGCCAAGGAAATTTTAACAAAGATGAGATACTTTTcaaatgtagaagaaaagatCAAGTTAAAGAAGATTCCTCTCTAA
- the HSCB gene encoding iron-sulfur cluster co-chaperone protein HscB isoform X3, whose product MWSGRTGALFRAWGLWPAGVLGRRPLGCNAASVAGNNSPQCWNCGGPGGPMRGEEFFCPQCRALQPPDPTRDYFSLMDCNRAFRLDTAKLQDRYQQLQRLVHPDFFSQRSQTEKDFSEKHSTLVNDAYKTLLAPLSRGLYLVS is encoded by the exons ATGTGGAGCGGGAGGACCGGCGCCTTGTTCCGGGCGTGGGGGCTGTGGCCCGCAGGGGTCCTCGGGCGGAGACCGCTAGGCTGCAATGCTGCGTCTGTGGCAGGAAACAATTCTCCCCAGTGTTGGAACTGCGGCGGCCCAGGGGGCCCCATGCGGGGAGAAGAGTTCTTCTGCCCACAGTGCCGCGCGCTGCAGCCACCTGACCCCACTCGAGATTACTTCAGCCTTATGGACTG CAACCGTGCCTTCAGATTGGACACAGCAAAGCTCCAGGATAGGTACCAGCAACTACAGCGTCTGGTCCACCCAGATTTCTTCAGCCAGAGGTCTCAG ACTGAGAAAGACTTCTCAGAGAAGCATTCGACCCTGGTGAATGATGCCTATAAGACCCTTCTGGCCCCGCTGAGCAGGGGACTATACCTTGTAAG CTAA
- the HSCB gene encoding iron-sulfur cluster co-chaperone protein HscB isoform X4, protein MDQQFLMEIMEINEKLAETQSEAAMKEMESIVRAKQKELTDRVSRAFEQDDFEKAKEILTKMRYFSNVEEKIKLKKIPL, encoded by the exons ATGGACCAGCAGTTCCTTATGGAAATAATGGAAATCAATGAAAAACTTGCAGAAACTCAAAGTGAAGCTGCTATGAAAGAGATGGAATCTATTGTCAGAG CTAAACAGAAGGAATTGACTGACCGTGTGAGCAGAGCTTTTGAACAAG ATGATTTTGAAAAAGCCAAGGAAATTTTAACAAAGATGAGATACTTTTcaaatgtagaagaaaagatCAAGTTAAAGAAGATTCCTCTCTAA